One window of the Candidatus Jettenia sp. genome contains the following:
- a CDS encoding CCA tRNA nucleotidyltransferase has translation MTIKQHAVQIVQTLQEHGYKAFLAGGCVRDMIMGKESFDYDIATDAMPHDVIRIFQKTIPVGIQFGVVIVVKEGHNFEVATFRAEDSYSDGRHPDRISFSTPENDVKRRDFTINGLLYDPVKDEILDYVGGRKDIEAGIVRTIGDPIERFTEDKLRMIRAARFACRFHFSIHKDTQQAIMQLAPQIHMVSAERIREELEKIITGPNPHIGIKLLEELHLLQEILPEVSNTRGVQQPENFHPEGDVFIHTLLALSKMENPSWTLAMGVLLHDIGKAVTFTVTDRIRFNLHEKVGADMATKICDRLKTSTDDKERIRWLVLKHLCFKDAQKMRLNKLKRLFAEEGYPELAELCRVDALASSGDLSDYDYCQEMFQKLSREEVKPEPLITGHDLIAMGLKPGPLFKEILTKIEDEQLDGNLTTKETAIERVKELFMK, from the coding sequence ATGACCATCAAACAACATGCTGTTCAAATTGTACAAACTTTGCAGGAACATGGCTATAAGGCCTTTCTTGCGGGCGGATGTGTACGCGATATGATTATGGGCAAGGAGTCTTTTGATTACGATATTGCCACGGATGCCATGCCCCACGATGTTATAAGAATCTTTCAGAAGACCATTCCCGTAGGAATACAATTTGGCGTTGTTATTGTCGTTAAAGAAGGACATAATTTTGAAGTAGCAACTTTCCGCGCGGAGGACTCATACAGCGACGGACGCCATCCCGACCGGATAAGCTTCAGTACCCCCGAAAATGATGTAAAACGAAGAGATTTTACTATAAATGGTCTCCTCTATGATCCAGTAAAAGATGAGATACTTGATTATGTTGGCGGGCGAAAAGATATCGAGGCAGGGATTGTTCGCACTATTGGAGATCCTATCGAACGATTTACTGAAGATAAGTTACGCATGATACGGGCCGCCCGATTTGCGTGTCGCTTTCATTTCTCCATCCATAAAGATACACAACAGGCAATTATGCAGCTTGCGCCGCAAATTCACATGGTCAGCGCAGAACGCATACGGGAAGAATTAGAAAAAATAATAACCGGTCCTAATCCACATATCGGCATAAAACTCCTGGAAGAGCTTCATCTTTTACAAGAAATATTACCGGAGGTATCCAATACCAGAGGTGTACAACAGCCAGAAAATTTTCACCCCGAGGGCGATGTGTTTATCCACACTTTGTTAGCTTTATCCAAGATGGAGAACCCATCATGGACACTAGCCATGGGAGTACTGTTACACGATATCGGTAAGGCCGTTACTTTTACGGTAACAGATCGAATCCGATTCAATCTGCACGAGAAAGTAGGGGCAGATATGGCAACCAAAATTTGTGATCGGTTAAAAACCTCTACAGACGATAAGGAACGGATTCGCTGGCTCGTTTTGAAACACCTTTGCTTTAAGGATGCCCAAAAGATGCGGCTTAACAAGCTGAAGAGACTATTTGCAGAGGAGGGTTATCCGGAATTGGCGGAATTATGCCGTGTCGATGCTCTTGCCAGTAGTGGCGATCTGTCAGATTACGATTACTGTCAGGAGATGTTTCAGAAATTGAGCCGTGAGGAGGTTAAACCGGAACCTCTTATAACAGGACATGATCTCATAGCAATGGGACTAAAACCAGGTCCTTTATTTAAAGAGATTTTAACGAAAATAGAGGATGAACAACTTGACGGAAATCTCACAACAAAGGAAACAGCTATTGAAAGGGTAAAAGAGTTATTCATGAAATAA
- a CDS encoding adenylosuccinate synthase, which yields MENLNTGSNTCLVGLQWGDEGKGKIVDILTESFDIIVRYQGGSNAGHTVVVNSEKFVLHLIPSGILRKNKYCVIGSGVVLDPRQLLEEIAELRGKNIEVNDNLRISEIAHVVFPYHKKLDELSESEKGDEKIGTTRRGIGPCYTDKMGRNGIRVSDLFHPEHFKQRLKKVVEDKNKIFIRLFDADPLSWKDIYDEYCGYAEQMRPFVCNTVTFMDDAIKAKKKILFEGAQGSMLDVDFGTYPFITSSSVIAGGASTGVGVCPKQIHKILGIMKSYTTRVGSGPFPSELNDTLGEHLREKGGEYGATTGRPRRCGWFDAVAVKHAVMINGVDSAVLTKLDVLDEQKTIKICVGYRFGDKVYDLFPTDLAARPECQPVYKEVPGWEKDTSRMRNVHDIPLQAKNYIHTLEKILGIRIEMLSVGPDRGQVVSLL from the coding sequence ATGGAAAATTTAAATACAGGTTCCAATACTTGCCTCGTTGGATTGCAATGGGGTGACGAGGGCAAGGGTAAAATCGTTGATATACTTACAGAATCATTCGATATAATCGTAAGATACCAGGGAGGCAGCAATGCAGGCCATACCGTTGTTGTAAATAGTGAAAAATTCGTATTACATCTCATTCCTTCCGGAATCCTCAGAAAAAACAAATATTGTGTCATTGGTAGTGGTGTAGTCTTGGATCCCCGCCAGCTATTAGAAGAAATTGCGGAGTTAAGAGGAAAAAATATTGAGGTAAATGATAATCTCCGTATTAGTGAAATAGCACATGTAGTATTCCCTTATCATAAGAAACTGGATGAGCTTTCTGAAAGTGAAAAAGGAGATGAAAAGATTGGTACTACCCGCAGGGGAATTGGACCATGCTATACCGATAAAATGGGCCGTAATGGTATACGAGTGTCGGATCTTTTCCACCCTGAGCACTTTAAACAGAGACTTAAAAAGGTAGTAGAGGATAAAAATAAGATATTTATTCGCTTGTTTGACGCCGACCCGCTGTCATGGAAAGATATTTATGACGAGTATTGTGGGTATGCAGAGCAGATGAGACCTTTTGTATGTAATACGGTAACATTTATGGACGATGCCATAAAGGCTAAAAAAAAGATATTATTTGAAGGCGCTCAGGGTTCAATGCTTGATGTAGATTTTGGTACCTATCCCTTTATCACATCATCATCTGTTATTGCAGGAGGTGCATCAACCGGTGTGGGTGTTTGTCCAAAGCAGATTCATAAAATCCTCGGTATAATGAAATCGTATACAACAAGGGTTGGAAGTGGTCCCTTCCCTTCGGAATTAAACGATACGTTGGGAGAACACTTAAGGGAAAAAGGCGGCGAGTATGGTGCTACCACAGGTAGACCCCGGCGTTGCGGCTGGTTCGATGCTGTTGCCGTAAAACATGCGGTAATGATAAATGGTGTGGATAGTGCTGTCCTGACAAAGCTGGATGTCTTAGATGAACAAAAGACTATTAAAATATGCGTTGGCTACAGGTTTGGTGATAAGGTATATGATCTGTTTCCAACAGATCTGGCAGCGCGTCCGGAGTGCCAGCCGGTGTATAAAGAAGTACCGGGCTGGGAAAAGGATACATCCCGAATGCGTAATGTACATGATATTCCACTTCAGGCAAAAAATTATATACATACCCTTGAAAAGATCTTAGGTATCAGGATTGAAATGCTTTCTGTTGGTCCGGATCGTGGTCAGGTTGTGAGTCTTCTATGA
- a CDS encoding aquaporin codes for MDAFKKYVAEFLGTFTLVFIAAGAVCTDYYLRKSSGQGLGILGISIAFGLATTSVIYAISYVSGAHINPAITIAHWVTRRINPDTAIKYILSQILGASLAGFVLKILFPEALYTVYLGTSTLGNEVSVLQGIVMESIISFLLVLTFCGTVLDKRAYSGFAGLAIGLVVLFGVLIGGPISGGVMNPARAFGPALASGQFTHHYVWWIGPIVGSIIAAFLYDTILAEEEAKTVGTKKK; via the coding sequence ATGGATGCATTCAAAAAATATGTTGCAGAATTTTTAGGTACATTTACCCTTGTTTTCATTGCAGCCGGTGCGGTATGCACAGATTATTATCTGAGAAAAAGTAGTGGACAGGGTTTAGGTATTTTAGGAATTTCGATTGCTTTTGGTCTGGCAACAACCTCAGTAATTTATGCCATTAGTTATGTTTCAGGTGCGCATATCAATCCAGCAATTACCATTGCTCATTGGGTCACCAGAAGAATAAATCCGGATACTGCAATTAAGTATATACTATCGCAAATCCTCGGCGCTTCATTAGCAGGTTTTGTACTAAAAATATTATTTCCGGAAGCGCTGTACACGGTTTATTTAGGTACAAGTACTTTGGGAAATGAAGTTTCTGTTCTTCAGGGTATTGTTATGGAATCCATTATTAGCTTCTTGCTCGTTCTGACATTCTGTGGAACAGTTCTTGATAAAAGGGCATATAGCGGATTTGCCGGATTGGCAATAGGCCTGGTCGTACTATTCGGTGTCTTAATAGGAGGTCCTATCAGCGGCGGGGTAATGAACCCTGCACGTGCCTTTGGTCCCGCTCTCGCATCAGGCCAATTTACCCATCACTATGTCTGGTGGATTGGCCCAATTGTAGGTAGTATCATCGCCGCATTTTTATATGATACTATTCTTGCAGAGGAAGAAGCAAAAACTGTAGGTACTAAAAAGAAATAA
- the guaB gene encoding IMP dehydrogenase — MSPNGLDAKTFFEYQGGITYNDFILLPGHINFSLDEISLETNLTRNIKIKRPVVSSPMDTVTESKMAISMALLGGIGIIHYNNTIEEQVKEVRRVKRFENGFISEPVVLSPNHTIKDVDVLKEMYGFSGIPITEDGTLHSKLIGIVTKRDTDFEEDRTKKLKAVMTTQLVTAPAGISLAEGNKILKESKKGKLPIVDKQGRLVSLMSRTDLLKNNDFPFSSKNKDKQLLAGAALSTREDDKERLDELVKAGVDVIVIDSSQGDSVFQINMVHHIKKKYPHLDVIGGNVVTARQCKSLIDAGVDALRIGMGSGSICITQDTLSVGRAQGSAVYHTAKFSREYANIPVIADGGIAHIGHIVKALALGASTVMMGGLLAGTSEAPGEYFYEGGMRVKKYRGMASQEAMEKGGGKRYLSAEDRIKVSQGVAGTVVDKGSVVHFVQYLMQSLLHSFQELGSKNIQELHKGLYDDTLRFEMRSQSAQTEGSVHNLYSFKEPHLGLLRMNR; from the coding sequence ATGTCACCTAACGGACTGGATGCAAAAACATTTTTTGAGTACCAGGGGGGTATTACGTACAACGATTTTATCCTGCTTCCAGGTCATATTAATTTTTCACTCGATGAGATAAGTCTCGAAACCAATCTTACCCGTAATATAAAGATCAAAAGACCTGTGGTCAGTTCTCCTATGGATACGGTAACTGAATCCAAGATGGCTATTAGCATGGCTTTATTAGGGGGTATCGGCATTATCCATTACAATAACACTATTGAGGAGCAGGTAAAAGAAGTACGTCGGGTTAAGAGATTTGAGAACGGATTTATCTCTGAGCCTGTCGTCCTCAGCCCAAATCATACCATTAAGGATGTTGATGTTCTCAAAGAGATGTATGGTTTCTCAGGTATCCCCATTACAGAAGACGGCACATTACATTCGAAACTCATCGGTATTGTAACCAAGCGGGATACGGATTTTGAAGAAGACCGGACTAAAAAACTAAAAGCGGTAATGACCACTCAGTTAGTTACGGCTCCGGCTGGTATATCTCTGGCAGAGGGTAACAAGATACTCAAGGAGAGTAAGAAGGGAAAACTTCCTATTGTTGATAAGCAAGGCCGCCTCGTCTCTCTCATGAGCCGTACTGATTTGCTCAAGAACAATGATTTCCCCTTTTCGTCGAAAAACAAAGATAAACAACTCCTCGCAGGAGCTGCGCTCTCTACCCGTGAAGATGATAAAGAACGTCTCGACGAACTGGTGAAGGCTGGTGTAGATGTTATCGTAATTGATTCATCTCAGGGCGATTCTGTTTTTCAAATCAATATGGTACACCATATCAAGAAAAAATACCCGCATCTTGATGTAATCGGCGGAAATGTCGTTACTGCCAGACAGTGCAAGTCACTCATCGATGCCGGGGTAGATGCGCTTCGTATCGGTATGGGTAGCGGTTCGATTTGTATAACGCAGGATACCCTTTCTGTGGGAAGAGCCCAGGGCTCAGCGGTATACCATACGGCAAAATTCTCAAGGGAATACGCCAATATACCCGTTATTGCAGATGGTGGTATAGCCCATATCGGGCATATTGTAAAAGCACTAGCCCTGGGTGCAAGCACCGTTATGATGGGTGGTTTACTTGCGGGGACGAGCGAAGCGCCCGGAGAATATTTTTACGAGGGCGGAATGCGTGTTAAAAAATACCGGGGTATGGCTTCTCAGGAGGCAATGGAAAAAGGAGGAGGGAAAAGATATCTCTCTGCTGAAGACAGGATAAAAGTTTCACAGGGTGTTGCAGGTACCGTTGTAGATAAAGGTTCTGTTGTACATTTTGTTCAATATTTAATGCAAAGCTTATTGCATTCATTCCAGGAACTTGGATCCAAAAATATTCAGGAACTTCATAAGGGATTATATGATGATACACTGCGATTTGAAATGCGTTCGCAATCTGCTCAAACCGAAGGCAGTGTCCATAATCTCTATTCCTTCAAAGAACCCCATCTTGGTTTACTGAGAATGAACAGATAA
- the priA gene encoding primosomal protein N' translates to MILSKNQFISPNQQLDTSYAEVVINIPLNRVFHYNIPPGLKENLTIGMRVKIPFSNKIVTGICVGFANTPLPYTMKDIISVLDTVPLIDNGMLQVTKWLSSHYCCGWGEAIYAVIPPVVRSRVKEKWNIFIKGADHIPMLDHTTLSEIKTRAPKQARALEILREFSGEISAKELSRISGCQMQGLRQLEKKGLIIVKRKLLETENQPVDIALLQQHLTFTQEQQDAFDKINKRLTQPMPGVILLHGITGSGKTEIYLQTMSKVIGQNRKVIFLVPEISLTSQTIERIRARFNHVAVLHSHLLGTFHHLQWNDIKENKVDIVIGARSSIFAPLKNIGLIILDEEHENTYKQENAPRYHARDIAILRATYENALVILGSATPSLESYHHALCGDYEKIVLPKRIGERRLPSVEIVDMREEVCKRKRYRIISQRLEYYMNQALAKNEQVILFLNRRGFAPYIHCKRCGFVLKCHQCDIPVTFHKKLHITLCHYCHAEAVPPESCPECLASHINYRGFGTEKIEDEIIAKFPHYKIIRMDSDSMRVRGAHEKALTAFERGEIQILLGTQMIAKGLDFPNVTLVGVISADTVLNLPDFRSSERTFQLISQVAGRTGRGPKGGRVVVQSFNPQHYSITYAAAHDYDGFAEKELGYRKPLNYPPFGKLTRIVFRSPNEEKVKEKASLVANTLKEMVKANGNCLEILGPSPTPLTKINNMFRWHLLLKAQNYDSIHHALQGIADMLKSSKGVQAMVDVDPYMML, encoded by the coding sequence TTGATACTATCAAAAAATCAATTCATATCCCCAAATCAGCAGTTAGATACATCATATGCAGAAGTAGTTATCAATATTCCCCTAAACAGGGTATTTCATTACAATATACCTCCAGGTCTCAAAGAAAATCTCACCATAGGTATGCGGGTAAAAATACCTTTTAGTAATAAAATAGTGACCGGTATTTGTGTCGGGTTTGCTAACACCCCTCTTCCTTACACTATGAAAGATATCATAAGCGTGCTGGATACAGTTCCGCTCATTGATAATGGCATGCTTCAGGTCACTAAATGGTTATCATCCCATTATTGCTGTGGATGGGGGGAAGCTATATATGCTGTTATCCCACCCGTTGTACGGAGCAGAGTAAAAGAGAAATGGAATATCTTTATTAAAGGTGCCGATCATATCCCAATGCTTGACCATACAACCCTCTCAGAAATAAAGACACGTGCACCGAAACAGGCCAGGGCGTTGGAAATTCTCAGAGAATTCTCAGGTGAAATAAGCGCTAAAGAACTGAGCCGTATCAGCGGCTGTCAAATGCAAGGCCTTCGCCAACTGGAGAAAAAAGGCCTTATTATTGTGAAAAGGAAACTTCTGGAGACAGAAAATCAACCCGTTGATATTGCCTTATTGCAGCAACATTTAACTTTTACCCAGGAACAGCAAGATGCATTCGATAAAATTAACAAAAGGCTCACACAGCCCATGCCAGGTGTTATCCTGCTTCATGGTATTACCGGGAGTGGAAAGACAGAAATCTATCTTCAAACTATGAGTAAGGTAATTGGGCAAAATCGCAAAGTTATATTCCTGGTTCCCGAAATATCTCTTACTTCTCAGACCATCGAAAGAATAAGGGCACGGTTTAACCATGTAGCTGTACTGCACAGCCATCTTCTGGGAACTTTTCATCATTTACAATGGAATGATATTAAAGAAAATAAGGTAGATATCGTAATTGGCGCACGATCGTCTATATTTGCCCCTTTAAAAAATATCGGACTCATTATTCTTGACGAAGAGCATGAGAATACCTATAAGCAGGAAAATGCTCCACGCTATCATGCCAGGGATATTGCGATTCTCAGAGCAACCTATGAAAATGCCTTAGTAATACTGGGATCAGCCACTCCCTCTCTTGAGAGTTATCATCATGCATTGTGTGGAGATTATGAGAAAATTGTGCTTCCCAAGAGAATTGGAGAGCGACGACTTCCCTCTGTCGAGATTGTAGACATGCGTGAAGAAGTTTGTAAACGCAAAAGGTATCGTATTATTTCCCAACGACTGGAATATTACATGAACCAGGCCCTGGCAAAAAATGAGCAGGTAATCCTGTTTTTGAACCGCAGAGGATTTGCGCCATATATCCATTGTAAACGGTGTGGATTTGTATTAAAATGCCACCAATGTGATATTCCTGTAACTTTTCATAAAAAGTTACATATCACCCTGTGCCATTATTGTCATGCAGAAGCAGTCCCGCCGGAATCATGTCCGGAGTGCCTGGCCAGCCACATAAACTATCGGGGTTTTGGGACAGAAAAAATTGAGGATGAGATTATAGCGAAATTCCCTCATTATAAAATCATACGGATGGATAGTGACTCCATGCGTGTACGAGGCGCACACGAAAAGGCTTTAACCGCATTTGAAAGAGGAGAAATTCAAATATTACTCGGTACACAGATGATAGCAAAAGGGTTAGACTTTCCCAATGTCACCTTAGTCGGTGTAATCTCGGCAGATACGGTACTTAACCTGCCCGATTTCCGGTCAAGTGAACGGACTTTTCAACTTATCTCACAAGTTGCTGGCCGTACGGGGAGAGGGCCAAAGGGAGGACGCGTTGTAGTACAATCTTTTAACCCTCAGCATTACAGTATTACCTATGCTGCTGCGCACGATTATGATGGATTTGCAGAAAAGGAGCTAGGATATAGAAAACCATTGAACTACCCTCCTTTTGGAAAATTAACCAGGATTGTATTCCGGAGTCCAAATGAGGAGAAAGTTAAAGAGAAGGCTTCTCTGGTTGCCAATACATTAAAAGAGATGGTAAAAGCGAATGGCAATTGCCTGGAAATCCTCGGACCATCACCAACACCTCTAACGAAAATCAATAATATGTTCCGATGGCATCTTTTACTAAAGGCACAGAACTACGATAGCATCCACCATGCCCTTCAAGGCATTGCAGATATGCTAAAATCTTCAAAAGGTGTACAAGCTATGGTTGATGTTGACCCCTATATGATGTTATAA